The following coding sequences are from one Lolium rigidum isolate FL_2022 chromosome 6, APGP_CSIRO_Lrig_0.1, whole genome shotgun sequence window:
- the LOC124664592 gene encoding putative F-box protein At2g02030: MVKSARVRRTQRDGAAGPVLPEDLILWEIFYRLPAKEILRCRAVCRSWRRLACDAEFLLAHHRRQPSLPLVLFNRNAFSKVPATVDAFDLRHSPAVRRPILGFSSYDECHKYYIRASCDGLLLLSRTYRLYYICNPATRQWCALPVPDVSNVVTLYHHRQSGEYRVLYVEQLDGHFSAVYYVLTVGSPLEEKRCIGLSAPSPSVKKWIAHARPLDQDNPPVLLHDCLHWYSGNYLDAEWKVVVFDTVDESFRCMRSPPVADNEAEAHLCRMDGTLGIHQVDRHTMTVQVWALQDYEMEVWSLKHRIQLPVVEMTKYAPYTTFYLMAVTENGDMLVSGSYSGLLFHCDREGKLVDKFQEACVNPEVLRLSFKESLVKHVFFERKDRKRVKLQRFFRGL; encoded by the coding sequence ATGGTGAAATCCGCGAGGGTAAGGCGGACGCAGCGCGACGGCGCCGCCGGCCCCGTCCTCCCGGAGGACCTCATCCTGTGGGAGATCTTCTATCGCCTGCCGGCGAAGGAGATCCTCCGCTGCCGCGCGGTCTGCCGCTCCTGGCGCCGCCTCGCCTGCGACGCGGAGTTCCTCCTCGCCCACCACCGGCGCCAGCCGTCGCTCCCGCTGGTCCTGTTCAACAGGAACGCTTTCAGCAAGGTCCCTGCCACGGTCGACGCCTTCGATCTCCGGCACTCCCCCGCCGTGCGCCGCCCGATCCTAGGGTTCAGCAGCTACGATGAGTGCCATAAATACTACATCCGCGCCTCctgcgacggcctcctcctcctgtcCCGCACCTACCGCCTCTACTACATCTGCAACCCGGCCACTCGCCAGTGGTGCGCACTCCCGGTCCCGGATGTGAGCAATGTGGTCACTCTGTACCATCACCGCCAGTCCGGCGAGTACCGCGTCCTCTACGTGGAGCAACTAGACGGCCATTTCAGCGCTGTCTACTACGTTCTCACCGTGGGTTCGCCCCTGGAGGAAAAGAGGTGCATCGGGCTTTCAGCGCCCTCACCATCAGTGAAGAAATGGATTGCCCATGCTCGGCCGCTTGATCAGGATAACCCGCCTGTCCTCTTACACGACTGCCTCCATTGGTACTCCGGCAACTACCTGGATGCCGAATGGAAGGTAGTGGTTTTTGATACGGTGGATGAGTCATTCAGGTGTATGCGATCTCCGCCTGTAGCTGACAATGAAGCAGAAGCACATTTGTGTCGGATGGATGGTACGCTTGGCATCCACCAGGTGGATCGCCATACCATGACAGTCCAGGTCTGGGCGCTGCAGGACTACGAGATGGAGGTATGGTCACTGAAGCACAGAATTCAATTGCCGGTGGTGGAGATGACGAAATATGCTCCGTACACAACATTTTACCTGATGGCTGTGACTGAGAATGGAGATATGCTCGTAAGTGGCAGCTATTCTGGTCTCCTGTTTCACTGTGACAGAGAGGGCAAGCTGGTGGATAAATTCCAAGAGGCTTGTGTGAACCCTGAGGTTCTCCGGCTCTCCTTCAAAGAAAGCCTTGTTAAGCATGTGTTTTTCGAAAGGAAAGATCGTAAACGTGTGAAGCTGCAAAGATTTTTCCGAGGCCTGTGA
- the LOC124665441 gene encoding uncharacterized protein LOC124665441 produces MAKIKPKVLLAQSKQKKSPTQIGVTRIITYIVLGALAVSSVYYAYQYWQNKGPAAAVGAEGGN; encoded by the coding sequence ATGGCGAAGATCAAGCCAAAGGTACTGCTGGCGCAGAGCAAGCAGAAGAAGAGCCCTACCCAGATTGGTGTGACCAGGATCATCACCTACATCGTCCTCGGCGCCCTAGCTGTGTCTTCCGTCTATTATGCCTATCAGTACTGGCAGAACAAAGGACCGGCAGCTGCAGTAGGAGCAGAAGGGGGGAACTAA
- the LOC124661446 gene encoding subtilisin-like protease SBT3.9: protein MGFSSSSRWPAASALLLCLCMTLLCRVQGETQKLYIVYLGHVKHGHPDDVVASHHDMLATLLGSKEDSAASVVYNYKHGFSGFAAMLTPKQAKQLAEFPEVISVELSKRHTTTTTRSWDFLGLNYHTPGTGQLHGTNYGEDACGQKLNYGEDVIIGVVDTGIWPESRSFNDEGYGPVPSRWKGKCQVGPDWDIHNCSRKIIGARFYSAGIPDRFLKSDSLSPRDHSGHGTHCASTAAGSAVEAASFNGLAQGVARGGAPRARIAVYKALWGAEGAGGSATVLAAIDDAIHDGVDVLSLSLNVPDENSFGALHAVQKGITVVYTAGNNGPRPQTVKNNSPWAITVAASKIDRSFPTVITLGNKQQIVGQSLYYQVKNSTRSSFTSLIVSACTVEELNVTDVKGQILLCFQYPNDRNALDPGKFFAQVSQFVRNGGGSGLIFAQYTTDILTGTICQGIACVLVDFDTATEIEKYWIASSSPVAKIEPARTVTGKEILAPKVASFSSRGPSPDYPDIIKPDIAAPGANILAAKEDSYVFMSGTSMAAPHVSGVVAVLKALHPHWSPAAIKSAIVTSAHVTDERGMPILAEGIPRKTADPFDYGGGNINPIGAADPGLVYDINPRDYTKFFGCTIVRRTNVSCDETTLPANYLNLPSIAVPNLRRPVTLSRTVTNVGEVNSMYRAVVQSPVGVMMEVEPSVLVFDAANKVHTFKVILSPVWKLQGDYTFGSITWRSDRKAVRIPVATRITTQDFYADVA from the exons ATGggattctcttcttcctctcgctGGCCTGCAGCTTCTGCGCTACTGCTTTGCCTTTGCATGACATTATTATGCAGAGTCCAAGGTGAAACTCAAAAG CTTTACATAGTTTACCTAGGTCACGTGAAGCATGGACACCCCGATGATGTCGTTGCTTCGCACCATGATATGCTCGCCACTCTCCTGGGAAG CAAGGAAGACTCGGCGGCCTCCGTGGTGTACAACTACAAGCATGGCTTCTCAGGCTTCGCCGCCATGCTCACCCCAAAGCAAGCCAAGCAACTTGCAG AGTTTCCGGAGGTTATCAGTGTAGAGTTGAGCAAAAGGCACACGACGACCACCACGCGCAGCTGGGACTTTCTTGGTCTCAACTACCACACGCCGGGCACTGGGCAACTCCACGGAACCAACTACGGCGAGGATGCATGTGGTCAAAAACTTAACTACGGAGAAGATGTCATCATCGGGGTGGTCGACACCG GGATATGGCCGGAGTCGAGAAGCTTCAACGATGAAGGCTATGGCCCCGTGCCATCAAGGTGGAAAGGGAAGTGCCAAGTTGGTCCAGACTGGGACATACATAATTGCAGTCGTAAGATCATCGGCGCAAGGTTCTACAGCGCGGGAATTCCCGATCGGTTCCTCAAGTCGGACTCGCTCTCGCCCCGTGACCACAGCGGTCATGGCACGCATTGCGCGTCCACCGCGGCGGGCTCGGCCGTGGAGGCGGCCAGCTTCAATGGCCTCGCCCAGGGGGTGGCACGGGGAGGCGCACCACGTGCTCGCATCGCGGTGTACAAGGCTCTCTGGGGCGCCGAGGGCGCTGGTGGTTCGGCCACCGTGCTCGCCGCCATCGATGATGCAATCCATGATGGAGTGGACGTGTTGTCCTTGTCTCTCAATGTCCCGGACGAGAACTCGTTCGGGGCTCTGCACGCGGTTCAGAAGGGAATCACGGTTGTGTACACGGCGGGTAACAACGGGCCCAGGCCACAAACTGTTAAGAACAACTCACCGTGGGCCATCACCGTTGCAGCTAGCAAGATCGACCGGTCCTTCCCCACGGTGATTACGCTGGGAAACAAGCAGCAGATAGTG GGACAGTCTCTCTATTACCAAGTGAAGAACTCGACCAGGAGCAGTTTCACAAGTCTTATCGTTTCCGC GTGTACCGTGGAAGAACTTAATGTCACGGACGTGAAAGGGCAAATCTTGCTCTGCTTCCAGTACCCAAACGATAGAAACGCCCTCGACCCAGGGAAATTTTTTGCGCAGGTGTCACAGTTCGTCCGGAATGGCGGGGGATCTGGTCTTATTTTCGCTCAATATACCACCGATATTTTAACTGGCACAATTTGCCAAGGCATTGCCTGTGTTCTCGTGGACTTCGACACTGCGACTGAGATTGAAAAGTACTGGATTGCCAGCAG CTCTCCCGTGGCAAAGATTGAACCAGCGCGCACCGTAACGGGGAAAGAGATACTGGCGCCAAAGGTTGCATCGTTCTCCTCAAGAGGTCCATCACCTGATTACCCCGACATCATAAAG CCAGACATAGCTGCACCTGGAGCAAACATTTTGGCAGCAAAGGAAGATTCCTATGTATTCATGTCCGGGACATCCATGGCGGCCCCTCACGTATCCGGCGTCGTCGCGGTTCTGAAAGCCTTGCACCCACACTGGTCCCCGGCGGCAATAAAATCAGCCATCGTCACCTCCG CACATGTCACCGACGAGCGCGGCATGCCGATACTGGCGGAGGGGATACCCCGGAAGACCGCCGACCCGTTCGACTACGGCGGTGGTAACATCAACCCTATCGGAGCAGCTGACCCTGGACTGGTCTACGACATCAATCCCCGTGACTACACCAAATTCTTTGGTTGCACCATTGTCAGGAGGACCAATGTGAGCTGCGATGAGACGACATTGCCAGCCAACTACCTAAACCTGCCCTCCATTGCGGTTCCCAACCTGAGGCGTCCGGTCACCTTGTCCAGGACTGTTACTAACGTCGGCGAGGTCAACTCTATGTACCGCGCTGTGGTGCAGAGCCCGGTAGGAGTCATGATGGAGGTTGAACCGTCGGTGCTGGTGTTCGATGCAGCGAATAAAGTGCACACATTTAAGGTGATATTATCACCAGTGTGGAAACTACAGGGGGACTACACGTTTGGCAGCATTACTTGGCGTAGTGACCGAAAGGCTGTCAGGATCCCGGTTGCGACGCGGATCACAACCCAGGATTTCTATGCAGATGTTGCATAA